Proteins encoded by one window of Kwoniella dendrophila CBS 6074 chromosome 9, complete sequence:
- a CDS encoding ATP-dependent rRNA helicase RRP3 encodes MSASGSSVASLSRSKSPSGSGSASGSEAGSSRSSKSPSPGPSSAEEEDEEEFDPSAPIPSELNKTFSELGISKELCEACKSLGFKKPTDIQIESIPPALQGKDIIGLAQTGSGKTAAFSLPILQSLWENPQPFFALVLAPTRELAYQIAQQVTSLGSGIGVRTATIVGGMDMMSQSIALSKRPHVIVATPGRLMDHLENTKGFSLKALKYLVMDEADRLLDMDFGPIIDKILKVIPKERNTYLFSATMTTKVAKLQRASLNKPVRVEVSSKYSTVSTLLQHYLLLPLKSKDSHLIYLTNELSSSSMIIFTRTVNDSQRLSIILRRLGFPAIPLHGQMSQSLRLASLNKFKSGGRSILVATDVASRGLDIPLVDLVINYDMPTNSKDYVHRVGRTARAGRSGKSITLVTQYDVEILQRIESHIGKKMISFDVDKDSVALLNDTVSKANREAALEIREQGNGGQGGKRGRMQGNKRKFADYGDDRDRDDDQVQAGIPRKKNGQNGKPNKFSGGGNKKGRR; translated from the exons ATGtcagcttcaggttcttcagtAGCATCATTATCTCGATCGAAATCACCttctggttcaggttcagcttcaggCTCGGAGGCAggttcatcaagatcatctaaatcaccttcaccaggaCCCTCTTctgcagaagaagaagatgaagaagaattcgaTCCATCTGCACCAATACCTTCAGAATTGAACAAGACATTCTCAGAATTAGGTATATCGAAAGAATTATGTGAAGCATGTAAATCATTAGGTTTTAAAAAACCGACTGATATTCAAATTGAATCTATACCACCTGCattacaaggtaaagatattataGGTTTAGCTCAAactggttcaggtaaaactgCGGCGTTCAGTTTACCAATATTACAGAGTTTATGGGAAAATCCTCAACCTTTTTTCGCACTTGTATTAGCGCCTACTCG TGAATTGGCATATCAGATAGCGCAACAAGTCACATCGTTAGGTTCAGGAATAGGTGTAAGAACAGCTACGATAGTAGGAGGAATGGATATGATGTCGCAATCCATTGCATTATCGAAAAGACCACATGTTATAGTGGCTACACCAGGTAGATTGATGGATCATTTGGAGAACACGAAAGGTTTTTCATTAAAAGCATTGAAATACCTT GTCATGGACGAAGCAGATAGATTACTGGATATGGATTTCGGGCCAATTATAGACAAAATATTAAAAGTCATACCTAAAGAACGTAATACGTATTTATTTTCCGCAACAATGACAACAAAAGTAGCTAAATTACAAAGAGCGAGTTTGAATAAACCTGTTAGAGTTGAAGTTTCTTCAAA ATATTCAACCGTATCAACGTTGTTACAACATTATTTGTTATTAccattaaaatcaaaagattcacatttgatttatctgacGAACgaattatcttcatcttcaatgaTAATATTCACAAGAACTGTGAATGATTCacaaagattatcaataattttaAGAAGATTAGGTTTTCCTGCTATACCTTTACATGGTCAAATGTCACAATCTCTAAGATTAGCAAGTTTaaataaattcaaatctgGTGGTAGATCAATTTTAGTCGCTACTGATGTTGCAAGTAGAGGTTTAGATATTCctttagttgatttagttaTA AACTACGATATGccaacaaattcaaaagattaCGTACATAGAGTAGGACGTACAGCTAGAGCAGGtagatcaggtaaatcaataacTTTAGTTACACaatatgatgttgaaataTTACAAAGAATTGAAAGTCATATTGGtaaaaaaatgatttcatttgatgttgataaagATTCTGTTGCATTATTAAATGATACAGTATCAAAAGCTAATCGtgaagctgctttagaaATTAGAGAACAAGGTAAtggtggtcaaggtggtaaaagaGGTAGAATGCAAggaaacaaaagaaaattcGCAGATTATGGTgatgatagagatagagatgatgatcaagttCAAGCTGGTAtaccaagaaagaagaatggtcagaatggtaaaccaaataaaTTTAGTGGAGGCGGTAATAAAAAGGGCAGAAGATGA